The Acropora palmata chromosome 3, jaAcrPala1.3, whole genome shotgun sequence nucleotide sequence ATTTACTTCCCATATTagttgttttctcttcagaaTTGGATACCACATTTGATTCCTCATCAGTGCTACCAAATTTAtctaaccaaaaaaaaaataagatcaTGTTTACTGTAGGTAGTGTCAGCTGCTACTATCAACTGATATGTCGACTAACACTTGGTTGATAATGTCAGCCAATATATCAACCAAGTGTTGGTTGAGTGTCAGTTGTGATATCTTGGCCGATACTCGGTCGATGCTACACTGACACTTGCTAGATATCTTACGTTTGAGCACCAATGTATTGGCAGATAATGTCAATGATCTGTGGGTGAACTATCAATGGACTATTGGTCAACTATTGGTGAAGTATCGGTGATGTATGGTTGTGGTGGTACAGTATAAACATAGGTAGTAGCTAAAGGgcttgaaaatgattctcaATAAGGCAATCAATAACTTAAAGGCATCTGTGGACTATCAGTGAAGTATCGGTAAGGTGTTGGCTGTGTGTCAACGAGACTACAATTATATAAACTGTCATGTATATTGACCGGCATATCTACTGATACCCAACCGACAATAGACTGATAGTCAGTCAATACTCGACCCATATATTGACTGAGTGCGGGTCACTAGTATTGGCAACACTACCTACAATAAATATGATCCAAAAAAGATacgataaaaataaaaacaaaatcttgatTGAAATGTGGAAAATCTAGAGAAAAAGAGAGGTTTGTAGAACACTTTTTGTCACAGGCacttttaatataattacAGTTGTGTGAGGGAATTTAACTTTGGTTGACTTGTTCTCATCTTCTGTGACAACAACGTTATCTTTTTCGAGCTAGTTACAGCAAACCTATTACACTAGAAAATAATGAATCTGTGTTATCCTTTGTTTTTTGGCACTACTTAAAGCAGTAGCCAGAAAgggctgaaaaattcaggcctgggggccgtttctcgaaagacccggtaacttatcaggcccgaaaagtaattcttaaaactaTGATCCACTTGCCGTGAAAACctgctcttttaatatgtttcagatacaataaaatacaaattaactGTAAAGTTTCAAAGCACGAAACGTGTTCctattgaagatacaaagagatttttgtcacccgaaaagtttcgggactttcgagaaacgggtccctgaacagagaatttttcaggcctttcttgctACTGCTTTAGTAGTACtaaaaaactgcaaagatcatacacattcatttcaatctgcATTTCTAatgcatgaatttcatgtattaacatcatGAGATATACATATAGAACTAGCAAATAAATGGCCTAGTATTGGGGGTACAAGAGAGAAGTTTGCCACTTTCTTTTTTGCGCTGTCTAACCCAGACTttgaccgaaaaaaaaaaaaagaaacaaaaaaaacaaaaacaaaaaagaaacaaaaaaaaaagcaatgttttagccctcaagaaattaatcaaATCGAATAACAAATACTTACCAACAAGATCATTCACATAACTTATATACTTCTGTTGTGCATCATTCTTGAATAGAGGTAAAGGAACATTTTAGGATGATGTTTATTATTGATAAATGGAAAGCCATGCTGTTCAAACCTAGCCTTCTCATGAAACTGTCattaaaaatttcatattGTATATGAAAAATTTCACATTGCACATGTAAAATATCTTGTTGCAGAGTAGTACATGGGTCACCCTATGTTATTAGGAAGTCATCTCTACAGTATTTAAGTACCtatgaagcgaaattttttatcatctcatttgaaagagctttcaaactGATGAAGAAccgcgtttattttattgtgatagcactcttggttgcctattattcaaaattttgatttatgcaaattagatgacttgtgatgtcattttgtggacacaaagtgatgtaaaataacaaaatatggaatatctgtgcaagtactaagtctacagggttgaaattttgcaggatTGATGTGCTGCAATAACTACACATTGagatagtggttatgatgtcaccatagcaacatactcgtcaccagacctctaccttcctaaaataaaaaatgccttatttaaTGCTCCAGAGTTTAACACACTTTTGTtctgcttgtgctgtgtaatgtccgtATTTGCTCACACCCACTAAATGAACAACAAGatcaaataacacttcttgatggaggaaaactctgattttcattgtgttgccatggaaatgtcacagtggacatatcatggaactttgtgatgagtgtaacaactgtactaAGTTTCAGCTCTATACAGAAAACGCGAgagatattaattttttttgttattttacaccactttgtgtccacaaaataatgtcacaagtcatctaatttgcacaactcaaaatcttgaataactcggcaaccaagagtgctatcacaataaaataaacgccattcttcatcattttaaaAGGTCTTTCAAATAAGATAATAATATAGGCACTGTGAATCAGCAGTACATCAAACCTAAAATGGTACTTTCACAAAAACTCaccaaatttttaaatttcacagTGAGGTATGGAGCAATAATTGCCAAATATTACACTGTCTATTACTACATTGGGCAATATTACttgcacaataattattgaattaattttttagtgttgaagaaaaaaaacaaagtctGTAAAAGAGGCACATTATATGTAGATGTTCCAAAAGAATAATGACAGCAGTTTGACTGAGTCACCAGCCAAATGACGTCCGTTTTTCAGAGAACTTGTATGCCAGAGTTGAAGTTGTCGCTATCATTCGCTTTCTTCCAGATACCAACCTTTGAGAGATCACCAAGATCATTCCAGGCTGTCCACTTTGCTTTGCCAACAAAATCAAAAGCCCCTGGTTTTGGTTCATTGCACTTTCCTGCACTAGCCTACATAAACAAGGATACAATTTATGTACACAGCAATGTTTATGTACACAGCAATGTTCGcattgaattgggtacaaagGTTGACTGCATTTTTCTACACACCCACGACATACCCCTTCACTAACGTAAAAATAATAGTTGCAAATGGACTGTCCCTGATAGAAAAAATATAGAATAATGAAAATCATGATCAAAATTCTGAATCCATTAGAAATAAACTTCTTACTTGCTTGAACAAAGCGTACAACTTCAATTTGTTGTCATTGCCAGGATCTTGTTTAAGGGTCTTAACTTTGGCGACAGCAGCTTGGAAATCCTTGTCCACTTCTACCTGCCTTATATTTCCGATCTGAATTTGTCTTAAGATGGATAAAGTGAACGGTGTCGGTCGAAAAGACAGTTTTTGAACATGAAGTAAGGAACGGAAACAGAACGCCATTTTCTAATGGTGTGTGTTTAACTGGTCCCTCTGCTGAGTGGTCCTCGGCAAAATCTAAACAAAATAGTTTATGACGTCTTAAACGACGTACGTTTGATTACACGATGACTCCGCTGCTTGTTCTTTGTTCGAGGATTCTCGAATAtaaactaaacatgaatgttttACTGCTGGGGCGTTGAAAATGGGCCTTTCTACAAACTGGGACTTAACTAGTCCTTTCATAAGAcacattttgttgaaaacttAGCGAGAGGCGATCAATCTTTCTCAAAAAAATGATGCGTTTTCATGAAAGACACGGAACACACGTCCAGTTATCTGCTTGCAAAACATCAGCCATGAGAGTCAAGAGCTTCGCTAATGCAGTCGTTTTCAGTCATCGCCCACTTGCATTCGGcgaaacatttctttttgagaTCGAGGAGCAAGAAAAGGATTGGTCTGGTCATGTTCGATGTGGAATAACGACTCATAATCCACGAACTATTGAATGTGTTCCTCCCTATCTGCTTCCTGACATGGCTCAGATGGGACGTACGTGGGTATTCGCGATCAAGTCCACTATGCAAAAACCATTAGGAGATGAACAGCTTAGAGACTGCGGAAGCCACAACTATCAACGGCAAGAAGCTG carries:
- the LOC141875991 gene encoding neuralized-like protein 2, translated to MMRFHERHGTHVQLSACKTSAMRVKSFANAVVFSHRPLAFGETFLFEIEEQEKDWSGHVRCGITTHNPRTIECVPPYLLPDMAQMGRTWVFAIKSTMQKPLGDEQLRDCGSHNYQRQEAGDKDTNLIFCGRKARETKLKPTDVGSRIGVKVSAAGELYFYVNGMKFGPCALVPIDKDLYVAVDVYGTTKKVQIIQCGVDSLLDLCCQNIRKCVAKNNDLELLPITEQLKKYIATF